A portion of the Blastochloris tepida genome contains these proteins:
- a CDS encoding L,D-transpeptidase produces the protein MGLESSGPAAARLAAAAAIVAISVVATGLGAGPAQAAREVVAFKAEALPGTIVVKTSERRLYYVVGAGRAIRYPVAVGMAGRQWTGATYIDGKHLQPAWSPPAEVKRHKPSLPNLIAGGAPGNPMGAAALTLSGGEYAIHGTSASMRRSIGSAASFGCIRMLNEDVLDLYSQVGVGTRVVVER, from the coding sequence ATGGGTTTGGAGTCTTCGGGGCCGGCCGCCGCGCGCCTGGCCGCAGCGGCCGCCATCGTCGCAATCAGCGTCGTCGCAACGGGTCTCGGTGCCGGGCCGGCACAGGCCGCGCGCGAGGTGGTGGCGTTCAAGGCCGAGGCGTTGCCGGGCACTATCGTGGTGAAGACGTCCGAGCGCCGGCTCTATTACGTGGTCGGCGCCGGCCGGGCGATCCGCTATCCGGTGGCGGTGGGCATGGCCGGCCGGCAGTGGACCGGCGCCACCTATATCGACGGCAAGCACCTGCAGCCGGCCTGGTCGCCGCCGGCCGAGGTCAAGCGCCACAAGCCGTCGTTGCCCAATCTGATCGCCGGCGGCGCGCCCGGCAACCCGATGGGCGCGGCGGCGCTCACCCTGTCGGGCGGCGAATACGCCATCCACGGCACCTCGGCCTCGATGCGCCGCTCGATCGGCTCGGCCGCCTCGTTCGGCTGCATCCGCATGCTGAACGAGGACGTGCTCGACCTCTACAGTCAGGTCGGCGTCGGCACCCGGGTGGTGGTGGAGCGGTGA
- a CDS encoding DUF882 domain-containing protein gives MSLRYSSRFDLRIDFIRRARHSLTVAALAATLVAGGVRGTQDAVANGDTRTISFHHTHTSESLTITFKRDGRYDEDALKKLNWFMRDWRRNESTQMDPHLFDIVWEVYRDVGASAPVEVISGYRSPATNSMLRSRSRGVAQFSQHTVGKAIDLFIPGISLSAVREAGLRLQRGGVGFYPTSGSPFVHLDTASVRHWPRMSREQLARVFPDGKTVHLPADGRPLSGYEVAMRDLERRGGAVRGRTLVASRGESDEDADMTNDGRLIYRSRGGATAQASAAAAPRRSLFAWLGGDREETDAAPAKAQTQTQTQAQTPAKPQAAPASTTVAQAPVPAPGVPLPPVRPDRAGAVTVAQAETAGDSMRWVAGPSGREAPAAQVAAASRGTPAPDAPLPRPRPGSGSAPAGFALASADTRPASPETTASIARGGLPPEITAGIGAAQQAQDRQAQDRMPVLAYAGADDIALPRAVAAAPAAQPAASRPAAPAQRSAAREPMPRLTAPRTEGPGLPRLIVAARFDTVRVDMRHPDARASGSLLRGSRGALDLKFTRKADPDLTADRFAGPAIQPLPVARFEVALLQDNTRR, from the coding sequence GTGAGTTTACGGTACAGCTCCCGCTTTGACCTTCGCATCGACTTCATCCGCCGCGCACGGCACAGCCTCACCGTCGCCGCCCTCGCAGCCACTCTCGTGGCCGGCGGCGTCCGGGGCACCCAGGACGCGGTCGCCAATGGCGACACGCGCACGATCTCGTTCCACCACACGCATACGAGCGAGTCGCTGACCATCACCTTCAAGCGTGACGGCCGCTACGACGAAGACGCGCTGAAAAAACTCAACTGGTTCATGCGCGACTGGCGCCGCAACGAGTCAACGCAGATGGACCCCCATTTGTTCGACATCGTGTGGGAAGTTTATCGCGACGTCGGCGCCAGCGCTCCGGTCGAGGTCATCTCCGGCTATCGTTCGCCGGCCACCAACTCCATGCTGCGCTCGCGCAGCCGCGGCGTCGCCCAGTTCTCCCAGCACACCGTGGGCAAGGCGATCGACCTGTTCATTCCCGGCATCAGCCTGTCGGCGGTCCGTGAGGCCGGCCTGCGCCTGCAGCGCGGCGGCGTCGGCTTCTATCCGACCTCCGGCTCGCCCTTCGTCCATCTCGATACCGCCAGCGTTCGCCACTGGCCGCGCATGAGCCGCGAGCAGCTCGCCCGCGTGTTCCCGGACGGCAAGACCGTCCATCTGCCGGCCGATGGCCGGCCGCTGTCCGGCTATGAGGTCGCGATGCGCGATCTCGAGCGGCGCGGCGGCGCCGTCCGCGGCCGCACCCTGGTGGCGTCTCGCGGCGAGTCCGACGAAGACGCCGACATGACCAATGACGGGCGGTTGATCTACCGCTCGCGGGGCGGGGCCACCGCCCAGGCGTCGGCCGCCGCCGCCCCCCGCCGCAGCCTGTTCGCCTGGCTCGGCGGCGACCGCGAGGAGACCGACGCGGCGCCGGCCAAGGCCCAAACACAGACCCAGACTCAGGCCCAGACTCCTGCCAAGCCGCAGGCCGCTCCGGCGTCGACCACCGTCGCGCAGGCGCCGGTTCCGGCTCCGGGCGTGCCGCTGCCGCCGGTGCGGCCGGATCGCGCCGGCGCGGTCACCGTGGCTCAAGCCGAGACGGCCGGCGATTCGATGCGCTGGGTCGCCGGCCCGAGCGGCCGCGAAGCCCCGGCCGCACAGGTGGCCGCCGCGTCGCGCGGCACGCCGGCGCCCGACGCGCCGCTGCCGCGGCCGCGCCCGGGATCCGGCTCGGCGCCGGCCGGCTTCGCGCTGGCCTCGGCCGACACGCGTCCGGCCAGCCCCGAGACCACGGCCAGCATCGCCCGCGGCGGCCTGCCGCCGGAGATCACCGCCGGCATCGGCGCGGCGCAACAGGCGCAGGACCGGCAGGCTCAGGACCGGATGCCGGTGCTGGCCTATGCCGGCGCCGACGACATCGCCCTGCCGCGCGCGGTTGCCGCCGCGCCGGCCGCCCAGCCGGCGGCGAGCCGCCCGGCGGCCCCCGCCCAGCGCTCGGCGGCGCGTGAACCCATGCCCCGCCTGACGGCGCCGCGCACCGAAGGGCCGGGCCTGCCCCGCCTGATCGTCGCCGCCCGGTTCGACACGGTCCGCGTCGACATGCGCCACCCGGATGCCAGGGCGTCGGGCTCGCTGCTGCGCGGCAGCCGCGGCGCGCTCGACCTCAAATTCACCCGCAAGGCCGACCCGGACCTGACCGCCGACCGCTTCGCCGGCCCGGCGATCCAGCCGCTGCCGGTCGCCCGGTTCGAGGTCGCCCTGCTGCAGGACAATACCCGCCGCTGA
- the acs gene encoding acetate--CoA ligase yields MSEKVYDVTAEWSSRAYIDDAKYLEMYAASLKDPVAFWGEQGKRIHWFTPYTKVKNTSFDPHNVSIKWYEDGVTNVSYNCLDRHLATRGDQVAIIWEGDNPNEDRKITYRELYEEVCRFANVLKARGVKKGDRVTIYLPMIPEAAYAMLACARIGAVHSVVFGGFSPDSLAGRIEDAGSTVVVTADEGLRGGRKVPLKLNADAAADRAGGVESMIVVRRTGGSVPMRSGRDVYYDEVAKNMPAECAPAEMNAEDPLFILYTSGSTGKPKGVLHTTGGYLVYAAMTHQYVFDYHDGDIYWCTADVGWVTGHSYIVYGPLANGATTLMFEGVPNYPTIGRFWEVIDKHKVNIFYTAPTAIRSLMQAGEEPVKKTSRASLRLLGSVGEPINPEAWEWYHRVVGDDRCPIVDTWWQTETGGILITPLPGATKLKPGSATRPFFGVVPEVVDANGQVLDGACEGNLVLADSWPGQMRTVYGDHDRFVQTYFSTYAGKYFTGDGCRRDADGFYWITGRVDDVINVSGHRMGTAEVESALVAHPKVSEAAVVGYPHDIKGQGIYAYVTLMSGIEPSEELRKELVNWVRKEIGPIASPDLIQFAPGLPKTRSGKIMRRILRKIAEDEFGNLGDTSTLADPGVVDDLIGNRQNRRGAAA; encoded by the coding sequence ATGTCCGAGAAGGTTTACGACGTCACAGCCGAGTGGTCGTCCCGCGCCTATATCGACGACGCCAAGTATCTGGAGATGTACGCGGCCTCGCTGAAGGATCCTGTCGCCTTCTGGGGCGAGCAAGGCAAGCGCATCCACTGGTTTACGCCCTACACCAAGGTGAAGAATACCTCGTTCGACCCGCACAACGTGTCGATCAAGTGGTATGAGGACGGCGTGACCAACGTCTCCTACAACTGTCTCGACCGTCATCTTGCGACGCGCGGCGATCAGGTGGCGATCATCTGGGAAGGCGACAATCCCAACGAAGACCGCAAGATCACCTATCGCGAGCTCTATGAGGAGGTCTGCCGCTTCGCCAACGTGCTGAAGGCGCGCGGCGTCAAGAAGGGCGATCGCGTCACCATCTATCTGCCGATGATTCCCGAGGCGGCCTACGCCATGCTGGCCTGCGCCCGCATCGGCGCCGTCCATTCGGTGGTGTTCGGCGGCTTCTCGCCCGACAGCCTCGCCGGCCGCATCGAGGATGCCGGCTCGACCGTCGTCGTCACCGCCGACGAGGGCCTGCGCGGCGGCCGCAAGGTGCCGCTGAAGCTCAATGCCGACGCCGCCGCCGACCGCGCCGGCGGGGTGGAGAGCATGATCGTGGTGCGCCGCACCGGCGGCTCGGTGCCGATGCGCTCCGGCCGCGACGTCTATTATGACGAGGTCGCCAAGAACATGCCGGCCGAGTGCGCGCCGGCCGAGATGAACGCCGAGGATCCGCTGTTCATCCTCTACACCTCCGGCTCGACCGGCAAGCCGAAGGGCGTGCTGCACACCACCGGCGGCTATCTCGTCTATGCCGCGATGACCCACCAGTATGTGTTCGACTATCACGACGGCGACATCTACTGGTGCACCGCCGACGTGGGCTGGGTCACCGGCCACAGCTACATCGTCTATGGCCCGCTCGCCAACGGCGCCACCACCCTGATGTTCGAGGGCGTGCCGAACTACCCGACCATCGGCCGGTTCTGGGAAGTGATCGACAAGCACAAGGTCAACATCTTCTACACCGCGCCGACCGCCATCCGCTCGCTGATGCAGGCGGGCGAGGAGCCGGTGAAGAAGACCTCGCGCGCCAGCTTGCGCCTGCTCGGCTCGGTCGGCGAGCCGATCAATCCGGAAGCCTGGGAGTGGTACCACCGCGTGGTCGGCGACGACCGCTGCCCGATCGTCGACACCTGGTGGCAGACCGAGACCGGCGGCATCCTCATCACCCCGCTGCCCGGCGCCACCAAGCTCAAGCCCGGCTCGGCGACCCGGCCGTTCTTCGGCGTGGTGCCGGAGGTGGTCGACGCCAACGGCCAGGTGCTGGACGGCGCCTGCGAAGGCAATCTGGTGCTCGCCGACTCCTGGCCCGGCCAGATGCGCACGGTCTATGGCGACCATGACCGCTTCGTGCAGACCTACTTCTCGACCTATGCCGGCAAGTATTTCACCGGCGACGGCTGCCGCCGCGACGCCGACGGCTTCTACTGGATCACCGGCCGCGTCGACGACGTCATCAACGTGTCCGGCCACCGCATGGGCACCGCCGAGGTCGAATCGGCGCTGGTGGCGCACCCCAAGGTGTCGGAGGCCGCCGTCGTCGGCTATCCGCACGACATCAAGGGCCAGGGCATCTACGCCTATGTGACGCTGATGAGCGGCATCGAGCCGTCGGAGGAGCTGCGCAAGGAGCTGGTCAACTGGGTGAGGAAGGAGATCGGCCCGATCGCCTCGCCCGACCTGATCCAGTTCGCGCCCGGCCTGCCCAAGACCCGCTCGGGCAAGATCATGCGCCGCATCCTGCGCAAGATCGCCGAGGACGAGTTCGGCAATCTCGGCGACACCTCGACGCTGGCCGACCCCGGCGTGGTCGACGATCTGATCGGCAATCGCCAGAACCGCCGCGGCGCGGCGGCTTGA
- a CDS encoding RluA family pseudouridine synthase has product MTGEELQARLLYRDGMMLVLDKPAGLPVHAGPKGGQSLEQLFDALRFGLPRAPALAHRLDKDTSGCLVLGRHRKALARLGALFKAGRIAKTYWAVVEGGPEADEGLIDLPLATREPGRGWWMKVDAAGLPSQTRFRVRGRSPSGLTWLELEPLTGRTHQLRVHCAAMGFPILGDAVYGRGAFSAKVDTGFAAENATNERTRAFSAKVDTGFAQETATNQKTFGPPLHLHARTVSVPFKSGEAPISVTAPVPPHMREALAACGAAV; this is encoded by the coding sequence ATGACGGGAGAAGAGTTGCAGGCGCGGCTGCTCTACCGCGACGGCATGATGCTGGTGCTCGACAAGCCGGCGGGCCTGCCCGTCCACGCCGGCCCCAAGGGCGGCCAGAGCCTGGAACAGCTGTTCGACGCGCTGCGTTTCGGCCTGCCGCGCGCGCCCGCGCTCGCCCACCGTCTCGACAAGGACACCTCCGGCTGCCTGGTGCTCGGCCGCCACCGCAAGGCGCTGGCCCGGCTCGGCGCGCTGTTCAAGGCCGGGCGGATCGCCAAGACCTACTGGGCGGTGGTCGAGGGCGGCCCCGAGGCGGACGAGGGGCTTATCGACCTGCCGCTCGCCACCAGGGAGCCCGGCCGCGGCTGGTGGATGAAGGTCGATGCCGCCGGCCTGCCGTCGCAGACCCGCTTCCGGGTGCGCGGCCGGTCGCCGTCAGGCTTGACGTGGCTGGAGCTGGAGCCGCTCACCGGCCGCACCCACCAGCTCCGCGTCCATTGCGCGGCGATGGGCTTCCCGATCCTCGGCGATGCGGTTTACGGCCGGGGAGCATTCTCCGCAAAAGTGGATACCGGTTTTGCGGCAGAGAATGCGACCAACGAAAGAACCAGAGCATTCTCCGCAAAAGTGGATACCGGTTTTGCGCAAGAGACTGCGACAAACCAAAAAACCTTCGGCCCACCGCTGCACCTCCACGCCCGCACCGTCTCGGTGCCGTTCAAGTCCGGCGAGGCGCCGATCAGCGTCACCGCGCCGGTGCCGCCCCACATGCGCGAGGCGCTCGCCGCCTGCGGCGCAGCGGTCTGA
- a CDS encoding Uma2 family endonuclease, with protein MMRKVWCEMAMGDPLPREMTVDEFLVWQLDQDERYELVDGRPVPLRAMTGASNVHDVITTNLLGLLWALLRGKPCRVASADTALRTKISSARRPDATIDCAAPERTSYEARHPVAVFEVLSPSTRKIDRFTKLEEYRRHPALRHIVLIDPDAVSAKHYHRSADGEWIDEDLNDPDAVIALGAAGISLRLGDLYERVEMPG; from the coding sequence ATGATGCGCAAGGTTTGGTGCGAGATGGCGATGGGCGATCCGCTGCCGCGCGAGATGACGGTCGACGAGTTCCTGGTCTGGCAGCTCGACCAGGACGAACGCTACGAGCTGGTCGACGGCCGGCCGGTGCCGCTCAGGGCAATGACCGGGGCGTCGAACGTGCACGACGTGATCACCACCAACCTGCTCGGCCTGTTGTGGGCGCTGCTGCGTGGAAAACCCTGCCGGGTGGCGAGCGCCGACACCGCGCTGCGCACGAAGATTTCCTCCGCCCGCCGGCCGGACGCCACCATCGACTGCGCCGCGCCGGAGCGCACCTCCTACGAGGCGCGCCATCCGGTGGCGGTGTTCGAGGTGCTGTCGCCCTCCACCCGCAAGATCGACCGCTTCACCAAGCTGGAGGAATACCGCCGCCACCCGGCGCTGCGCCACATCGTGCTGATCGACCCCGACGCGGTCAGCGCCAAGCACTACCACCGCAGCGCGGACGGAGAATGGATCGACGAAGACCTCAACGATCCTGACGCGGTGATCGCGCTCGGGGCCGCCGGCATCAGCCTTCGCCTCGGCGACCTTTATGAGCGGGTGGAGATGCCGGGGTGA
- a CDS encoding septation protein A, with amino-acid sequence MTTAEIQPERATLHPALKIALEMGPLALFFFANARYGIFTATAVFMVAVIVALGLSWILARRLAIMPLISAAVVLVFGGLTIVLQDDLFIKLKPTILNTLFGSLLLVGLVFRKSFLALVFDGVINLTEEGWKKLTVRWALFLLVLAVLNEVIWRTQTTDFWVAFKVFGILPLTVVFSAMQYPLMMRYALDKPK; translated from the coding sequence ATGACGACAGCCGAAATCCAGCCGGAACGCGCCACGCTCCACCCGGCGCTCAAGATCGCGCTCGAAATGGGGCCGCTCGCCTTGTTCTTCTTCGCCAATGCCCGCTACGGCATCTTCACGGCGACGGCGGTGTTCATGGTGGCGGTGATCGTGGCGCTTGGCCTGAGCTGGATCCTGGCCCGGCGGCTCGCCATCATGCCGCTGATCTCGGCGGCGGTGGTCCTCGTGTTCGGCGGCCTGACCATCGTGCTGCAGGACGACCTGTTCATCAAGCTCAAGCCGACCATCCTCAACACGCTGTTCGGCTCGCTGCTGCTGGTCGGGCTGGTGTTCCGCAAGTCGTTCCTGGCGCTGGTGTTCGACGGCGTGATCAACCTCACCGAGGAAGGCTGGAAGAAGCTCACGGTGCGCTGGGCGCTGTTCCTGCTGGTGCTGGCCGTCCTCAACGAGGTGATCTGGCGCACCCAGACCACCGACTTCTGGGTGGCGTTCAAGGTGTTCGGCATCCTGCCGCTCACCGTGGTGTTCAGCGCCATGCAGTATCCGCTGATGATGCGCTACGCCCTCGACAAGCCGAAATAG
- the ftsY gene encoding signal recognition particle-docking protein FtsY, which translates to MTQDKPGFFGRLFGRRAAVETETKQPEPTPSEPTPSELEPVEAVPAAPATVAPEPAPAAPVDAEPVALAPVVLEPAASEPPTPEAALAEPEPAAPESTEPEPIEPESTEATPAAALEAEPLEAEPAEPKTPEVKSAEAKAPETKTPEPAPAEPKPAPKRRLSWWQRLKGGLARTASALSSGIGDLFTKRKLDAGTLEELEDLLIQADLGLDTAARIAGALRRERYERDVSPEEVKTVLAAEIEAVLEPAAKPLVIDSEAKPFVLLMVGVNGSGKTTTIGKLAAKFSAEGRKVVLAAGDTFRAAAIDQLKVWGQRTGAEVVSGAQGADSAGLAFDALVKAREGGADILMVDTAGRLQNKAALMAELEKVIRVLKKQDDSAPHAVLLVLDATVGQNAISQVEAFQKTAGVTGLVMTKLDGTARGGILVALAAKFGLPVHFIGVGEGVDDLEPFAARDFARALVGLEA; encoded by the coding sequence ATGACTCAAGACAAGCCCGGCTTCTTCGGACGCCTGTTCGGTCGCCGTGCGGCGGTCGAGACGGAAACCAAGCAGCCCGAACCGACCCCGTCCGAACCGACGCCGAGCGAACTGGAACCGGTCGAGGCCGTCCCGGCCGCGCCGGCCACGGTCGCGCCCGAACCGGCGCCGGCCGCCCCCGTTGACGCCGAGCCGGTCGCACTCGCGCCGGTCGTGCTCGAGCCGGCCGCATCGGAGCCCCCGACGCCGGAGGCCGCCTTGGCCGAGCCCGAACCTGCTGCGCCCGAGTCCACGGAGCCGGAGCCCATCGAGCCCGAATCCACCGAAGCGACGCCGGCCGCCGCGCTGGAGGCCGAACCGCTGGAGGCCGAACCGGCGGAACCCAAGACGCCGGAGGTCAAGTCGGCCGAAGCCAAGGCGCCGGAGACCAAGACGCCGGAACCCGCGCCGGCCGAACCCAAGCCGGCTCCCAAGCGCCGGCTGAGCTGGTGGCAGCGGCTGAAGGGCGGCCTCGCCCGCACCGCGTCGGCGCTGTCGAGCGGCATCGGCGACCTGTTCACCAAGCGCAAGCTCGACGCCGGCACGCTGGAGGAGCTGGAGGATCTGCTGATCCAGGCCGACCTCGGCCTCGACACGGCGGCCCGCATCGCCGGGGCGCTGCGCCGGGAGCGCTACGAGCGCGACGTCTCGCCCGAGGAGGTGAAGACGGTGCTGGCCGCCGAGATCGAGGCGGTGCTAGAGCCGGCGGCGAAGCCGCTGGTCATCGACAGCGAGGCGAAGCCGTTCGTGCTGCTGATGGTCGGGGTCAACGGCTCGGGCAAGACCACCACCATCGGCAAGCTCGCCGCCAAGTTCTCCGCCGAGGGCCGCAAGGTGGTGCTGGCGGCCGGCGACACCTTCCGCGCCGCGGCGATCGACCAGCTCAAGGTGTGGGGCCAGCGCACCGGCGCCGAGGTGGTGTCCGGCGCCCAGGGCGCGGATTCGGCCGGGCTCGCCTTCGACGCGCTGGTCAAGGCGCGCGAGGGGGGCGCAGACATCCTGATGGTCGATACCGCCGGCCGCCTGCAGAATAAGGCGGCGCTGATGGCCGAACTCGAAAAAGTGATCCGGGTGCTCAAGAAGCAGGACGACAGCGCGCCCCACGCCGTGTTGCTGGTGTTGGACGCCACCGTCGGTCAGAATGCCATTTCGCAGGTCGAGGCGTTCCAGAAGACCGCCGGGGTCACCGGACTGGTGATGACCAAGCTCGACGGCACCGCCCGCGGCGGCATTCTCGTGGCGCTGGCCGCCAAGTTCGGCCTGCCCGTTCACTTCATCGGCGTCGGCGAGGGCGTCGACGATCTCGAACCGTTCGCTGCGCGCGACTTCGCCCGTGCGCTGGTGGGTCTGGAGGCCTGA
- a CDS encoding class I SAM-dependent methyltransferase, with protein MTLPEITSPAPMPPATDPTAFVRANSRLMPVALVPEIRLHLADAVVPLWQATEAELDRMMLPPPFWAFAWAGGQALARYVLDHPDSVAGRRVLDLASGSGLVAIAAAKAGATVTAAEIDGFAAAAIALNAAANGVGIAVETADLLDAPEVAAFEVVLVGDAFYERDLAARALAFLDRQAASGARVLIGDPGRCYLPQARLARLAHYEVPVTRDIEDREIKPTAVYALGA; from the coding sequence ATGACCTTGCCAGAAATCACCTCGCCAGCACCGATGCCGCCCGCGACCGACCCCACCGCCTTCGTCCGCGCCAACAGCCGCCTGATGCCGGTGGCGCTGGTGCCGGAAATCCGCCTCCACCTCGCCGACGCGGTGGTGCCGCTGTGGCAGGCGACCGAGGCCGAGCTCGACCGCATGATGCTGCCGCCGCCATTCTGGGCGTTCGCCTGGGCCGGCGGGCAGGCGCTGGCGCGCTACGTGCTCGACCATCCCGACAGCGTCGCCGGCCGGCGTGTGCTGGATCTCGCCTCCGGCTCCGGCCTCGTCGCCATCGCCGCGGCCAAGGCCGGCGCGACGGTCACCGCCGCCGAGATCGACGGCTTCGCGGCGGCGGCCATCGCCCTCAATGCCGCGGCCAACGGCGTCGGGATCGCGGTCGAGACCGCCGATCTTCTGGACGCGCCGGAGGTCGCGGCGTTCGAGGTCGTGCTGGTGGGCGACGCCTTCTACGAGCGCGACCTCGCCGCGCGGGCGCTGGCCTTTCTCGACCGGCAGGCGGCGTCGGGCGCCCGGGTGTTGATCGGCGATCCCGGCCGCTGCTATCTGCCGCAGGCACGGCTCGCGCGCCTCGCGCACTATGAGGTGCCGGTGACGCGCGATATCGAGGATCGCGAGATCAAGCCGACGGCGGTCTACGCGCTCGGGGCTTGA
- a CDS encoding EVE domain-containing protein, whose translation MAHWLYKSEPFKWSWQDQVAAGAKGTAWDGVRNHAAKLNLLNMQVGDRGFFYHSNEGKEIVGIVEVIRAAYPDPTAEPGSPWVVVDLKAVEPLPHPVPLAAIKATPALAGMALLKYSRLSVQPVTDAEWALICRMGGLAG comes from the coding sequence ATGGCCCACTGGCTCTACAAGTCCGAGCCGTTCAAATGGTCCTGGCAGGATCAGGTCGCGGCCGGCGCGAAGGGCACCGCCTGGGACGGCGTGCGCAACCACGCCGCGAAGCTCAATCTGCTGAACATGCAGGTGGGCGATCGCGGCTTCTTCTACCACTCCAACGAGGGCAAGGAGATCGTCGGCATCGTCGAGGTCATCCGTGCCGCCTATCCGGACCCGACCGCCGAGCCCGGCTCGCCCTGGGTGGTGGTGGATCTGAAGGCGGTCGAGCCGCTGCCGCATCCGGTGCCGCTCGCCGCGATCAAGGCCACCCCGGCGCTCGCCGGCATGGCGCTGCTGAAATATTCGCGCCTCTCGGTGCAGCCGGTGACCGACGCCGAATGGGCGCTGATCTGCCGGATGGGCGGGCTTGCGGGGTGA